A window of the Eulemur rufifrons isolate Redbay chromosome 6, OSU_ERuf_1, whole genome shotgun sequence genome harbors these coding sequences:
- the LOC138384103 gene encoding LOW QUALITY PROTEIN: olfactory receptor 51G2-like (The sequence of the model RefSeq protein was modified relative to this genomic sequence to represent the inferred CDS: substituted 1 base at 1 genomic stop codon), producing the protein MLPINSTTAFFSTFLVTGIPGLEAVHIWISIPFCAMFLITLVGNVTIMTVIWREQTLHVPMYLFLAMLAASDLGLSLSTFPTMLRIFXLDARELTFSACFTQMFFIHTFQDFESAIILAMAFDCYVAISRPLHYSSILTNSVIARIGLAIVSRTLTVQVPPPILLRRLCFCSSNVLSHSYCLHPDILKLSCSNTRINSIFGLFVVLSTMGLDFLLITLSYVLILKTVLSIASHGGRLKALNTCISHMSAVVVFFTPMICLSMLHRFGPRLPSHVYVTLANMHFLIPPVMNPIVYVVKTRQIQEKILKLFIK; encoded by the coding sequence ATGCTTCCTATCAATAGCACCACCGCCTTCTTCTCCACCTTCCTGGTGACAGGCATTCCTGGGCTGGAGGCTGTGCACATCTGGATCTCCATACCCTTCTGTGCCATGTTCCTCATTACCTTGGTGGGTAACGTGACCATCATGACAGTTATCTGGCGGGAGCAGACCCTCCATGTGCCTATGTACCTCTTCCTGGCCATGCTAGCTGCCTCTGATCTGGGCCTGTCCCTCTCCACCTTCCCCACAATGCTGAGGATCTTCTGACTGGATGCTCGAGAGCTGACCTTTTCTGCTTGCTTCACCCAAATGTTCTTTATTCACACCTTCCAGGATTTTGAGTCAGCCATCATACTGGCAATGGCCTTTGACTGCTATGTGGCCATTTCTCGTCCACTGCACTATTCTTCCATCCTCACAAACAGTGTGATCGCCAGGATAGGTTTGGCCATTGTTTCACGAACCTTGACTGTACAGGTGCCCCCTCCCATTCTCTTGAGGAGGCTGTGCTTCTGTAGCTCCAATGTACTTTCTCATTCCTACTGCCTGCACCCTGACATTTTAAAGCTCTCTTGCTCCAACACTAGGATCAATAGTATCTTTGGACTGTTTGTGGTGCTATCCACTATGGGACTTGATTTTCTCCTCATTACTCTTTCTTATGTGTTGATTTTGAAAACTGTATTAAGCATTGCTTCCCATGGTGGCCGTCTCAAGGCCCTCAACACTTGCATCTCCCACATGTCTGCTGTGGTCGTCTTCTTCACACCCATGATCTGCCTGTCTATGCTGCACCGCTTTGGCCCACGACTTCCCTCACATGtctatgtgaccttggccaacATGCACTTCCTTATTCCTCCTGTGATGAACCCCATTGTGTATGTGGTGAAAACCAGGCAGAttcaagaaaaaattctgaagctCTTCATCAAATAA
- the LOC138384851 gene encoding histone H2A-like 3 translates to MPGKKHSRDSHRRRRQALSRSTRAELQFPVSRVDRLLREDHYAQRLSSATPIFLAGILEYLTANILELASKEANNNRRVRITPEHVETAVNQNQQLSRLFEDDTHSQVDEMPQPRKK, encoded by the coding sequence ATGCCTGGGAAAAAACACAGTAGAGACTCCCACAGGCGTAGGAGGCAGGCCCTCTCCCGCTCCACAAGAGCAGAGCTGCAGTTCCCGGTTAGCCGCGTGGACCGCCTCCTGCGAGAGGATCACTATGCCCAGCGCCTGAGCTCGGCCACTCCCATTTTCCTCGCAGGCATCCTGGAGTACCTGACGGCCAACATCCTGGAGCTGGCGAGCAAGGAAGCCAACAACAACCGCAGAGTGCGCATCACCCCTGAACACGTGGAGACGGCAGTGAACCAGAACCAGCAGCTCAGCCGCCTCTTTGAGGACGACACCCACTCTCAGGTTGACGAGATGCCCCAACCCAGGAAGAAGTAG